One Phycisphaerae bacterium RAS2 DNA window includes the following coding sequences:
- a CDS encoding SPFH domain / Band 7 family protein — MTNSDSESGFPRRPLRPMNFPRSGGIVGLLLLLLVGALGFFWFIVRVEVPTNSILVLVNKTGKVLPPELRDQLGDQVVLYPELVKSIAEKTGSTPEAVRVDYKGVRFEVLPEGRHWYNPFSYERVVVPATLLKQNEVGVLIRKYGKPLPFPKTVATEPDERGPVGETLSPGRHNINPFAYELQKFPAIAIPEGHAGVVTLLSGTDPVKKNTFVVEPGEKGVQRATLPPGLEYINPYLKQIDIVDVRSQKCDMVGDDAIHFPSSDSFTITIEGTIEWAIRPDHVAEVAVAYGDKRDILDKIILPNVRSLARIQGSKLQAREFISGKSRAAFQERLLSELKSECWTQGIDIKSALVRDIKPPAEIASLISQREQADQEIERYTNQIEEAKSEARLVEQQELQNQNKSLGEMRTEIVTLTKEAEQRKNVAVTKANRELAVAKLTLEAAEKEAAALRSRGQADANVILFGYQARAEPLKAAVNAFGDGTTYAQQFFYQKVAPSIQSILTNVDGPFADIFRSFDSSPSASKGGNR, encoded by the coding sequence ATGACGAATTCCGATTCCGAATCAGGTTTCCCGCGGCGACCGCTGCGACCGATGAACTTTCCGCGAAGCGGCGGGATCGTCGGCCTGCTGCTGCTGTTGCTGGTCGGCGCATTGGGCTTCTTCTGGTTTATTGTGCGCGTCGAAGTGCCGACAAACAGCATCCTGGTGCTCGTGAACAAGACGGGCAAGGTGCTGCCGCCGGAGCTGCGCGACCAGCTCGGTGATCAGGTGGTGCTGTACCCGGAACTGGTCAAGTCGATCGCAGAAAAGACCGGCAGCACGCCCGAGGCCGTCCGCGTCGATTACAAGGGCGTGCGATTCGAGGTGCTGCCCGAGGGGCGACACTGGTACAACCCGTTCAGTTACGAGCGCGTGGTCGTGCCGGCGACGCTCCTTAAGCAAAACGAAGTCGGTGTGCTGATCCGCAAGTACGGCAAGCCGCTGCCCTTCCCGAAGACCGTGGCGACCGAGCCGGACGAGCGCGGGCCGGTGGGCGAGACGTTGTCGCCGGGGCGGCACAACATCAATCCGTTCGCTTACGAATTGCAGAAGTTCCCGGCGATCGCGATCCCCGAGGGTCACGCCGGCGTGGTCACGCTGTTGAGCGGGACGGACCCGGTCAAGAAGAATACGTTTGTCGTGGAACCCGGCGAAAAGGGCGTGCAGCGCGCCACCCTGCCGCCCGGGCTGGAGTACATCAACCCCTACCTGAAGCAGATCGACATCGTCGACGTGCGCAGCCAGAAATGCGACATGGTCGGCGACGACGCGATTCATTTCCCCTCGTCCGACAGCTTCACGATCACCATCGAGGGCACGATTGAATGGGCGATTCGACCCGATCACGTCGCCGAAGTCGCCGTCGCCTATGGCGACAAGCGCGATATCCTCGACAAGATCATCCTGCCGAACGTGCGCAGCCTCGCCCGCATCCAGGGGTCCAAGCTCCAGGCACGCGAGTTCATCAGCGGCAAGTCGCGCGCCGCGTTCCAGGAGCGATTGTTGAGTGAACTCAAGAGCGAATGCTGGACACAGGGCATCGACATCAAGTCGGCCCTTGTGCGCGACATCAAGCCGCCGGCCGAGATCGCATCGCTCATCAGCCAGCGCGAACAGGCCGACCAGGAGATTGAGCGCTACACCAATCAGATCGAGGAGGCGAAATCCGAAGCCCGGCTTGTCGAGCAGCAGGAACTTCAGAATCAGAACAAGTCGCTCGGCGAGATGCGCACGGAGATCGTCACGCTGACCAAGGAGGCCGAGCAGCGCAAGAACGTCGCCGTGACCAAGGCCAACCGCGAGCTGGCTGTCGCGAAGCTGACGCTGGAGGCGGCCGAGAAGGAGGCGGCGGCGCTTCGCTCGCGCGGCCAGGCCGATGCAAACGTCATCTTGTTCGGCTATCAGGCCCGGGCCGAGCCGCTCAAGGCCGCGGTCAACGCCTTCGGCGACGGCACGACCTACGCCCAGCAGTTTTTCTATCAGAAGGTCGCCCCGTCGATCCAGAGCATTCTGACAAACGTCGATGGTCCGTTCGCCGACATCTTCCGCAGCTTTGATTCCAGTCCGTCGGCCTCGAAGGGAGGCAACCGCTAA
- a CDS encoding SPFH domain / Band 7 family protein, with product MGNKLRILMGSILVLGGVFTAVFWFSFRIYVPPNKCAVLVRKMGTPLPAGQLVATEPGQKGIELDVLGPGRHFRDSFRYEWELKDLTVIPAGDPATWDWIHTINSRAKQRLRGGQFSPQGKFPMIGVVTRRIGQKPPPGQLLVKRDSPYAGILEEVLTPGTYKINPYAYEVELHPSTVIPAGFVGVVTNLFGNAPEQRESAILPELDSNDTTESAASSQLVSFVRPLANAGERGTLKDVLQPGVYFINPKLQKVTLIEIGFNEFSTTNIPGERTYQISFPSDTGFLIRVGVTVVWGIDPRHAAQIINEFGNTDGVIEKVIEPQLRSICRNIGSTYAARDFIQGEKREKFQRDLKDELKRICRGKNIEVLLALVREIDVQPPEFMTGGESAEDLKRTIQESYVAKEKQLTKEKQRDAATAKAQLEEFKKKVDIARETIRAETRIGVANVQADGEKLAAEVDAQAALEVATIQQQVALLDAQRTEILGQAKADVEKFKKAAEAEGYKLLVGAFGSAKAYNLYTFAENFQPQSIKLFFAGEGTFWTDLSRFEEIGAAKIMQDGAKTKP from the coding sequence ATGGGAAACAAACTTCGCATCCTGATGGGGTCGATCCTGGTCCTCGGCGGCGTATTCACCGCTGTGTTCTGGTTCTCGTTCCGCATTTACGTGCCGCCGAACAAGTGCGCCGTGCTGGTCCGCAAGATGGGCACGCCGCTTCCCGCCGGGCAGCTTGTCGCCACCGAGCCGGGCCAGAAGGGCATCGAGCTGGACGTACTCGGCCCCGGTCGGCACTTCCGCGACTCGTTCCGCTACGAGTGGGAGCTGAAGGACCTGACGGTCATCCCGGCCGGCGACCCCGCCACGTGGGACTGGATTCACACGATTAACTCGCGGGCCAAGCAGCGCCTGCGCGGGGGCCAGTTCTCGCCGCAGGGCAAGTTCCCCATGATCGGCGTCGTCACGCGCCGCATCGGCCAGAAGCCGCCACCGGGGCAACTGCTCGTCAAGCGCGATTCGCCCTATGCCGGCATTCTTGAAGAAGTGCTCACACCCGGCACGTACAAGATCAATCCGTACGCCTACGAAGTGGAGCTGCACCCCTCCACGGTCATCCCCGCAGGCTTTGTCGGCGTCGTCACCAACCTGTTCGGCAACGCGCCGGAGCAGCGCGAGTCGGCCATCCTGCCCGAGCTGGACTCCAACGACACGACCGAGTCGGCCGCCTCCAGCCAACTGGTGAGTTTCGTTCGACCGCTGGCCAACGCCGGCGAGCGCGGCACGTTGAAGGACGTGTTGCAGCCGGGCGTCTATTTCATCAACCCCAAGCTGCAGAAGGTGACGCTGATCGAGATCGGCTTCAACGAGTTCAGCACGACGAACATCCCCGGTGAGCGGACGTATCAAATCTCGTTCCCGTCGGACACGGGATTCCTCATTCGCGTCGGCGTCACGGTTGTCTGGGGCATCGACCCGCGCCACGCGGCCCAGATCATCAATGAGTTCGGCAATACCGACGGCGTGATTGAGAAGGTCATCGAGCCGCAGCTTCGATCCATCTGCCGGAACATCGGCTCGACCTACGCGGCGCGCGATTTCATCCAGGGCGAGAAACGCGAGAAGTTCCAGCGCGACCTGAAGGACGAATTGAAGCGCATCTGCCGCGGAAAGAACATCGAAGTGCTGCTGGCGCTGGTGCGCGAGATCGACGTGCAGCCGCCCGAGTTCATGACCGGTGGCGAAAGCGCCGAGGACCTCAAGCGCACGATTCAGGAGAGCTACGTCGCCAAGGAAAAGCAGCTCACCAAGGAGAAGCAGCGCGACGCCGCGACGGCCAAGGCCCAGCTCGAGGAGTTCAAGAAGAAGGTCGATATCGCCCGCGAGACGATCCGCGCCGAGACGCGCATCGGTGTGGCAAACGTGCAGGCCGACGGTGAGAAACTCGCCGCCGAAGTCGACGCCCAGGCAGCGCTGGAGGTCGCGACGATCCAGCAACAGGTCGCCCTGCTCGACGCGCAGCGGACGGAGATCCTGGGTCAGGCCAAGGCCGACGTGGAGAAGTTCAAAAAGGCGGCCGAGGCCGAGGGGTACAAGCTGCTCGTCGGCGCGTTCGGCAGCGCGAAGGCGTACAATTTGTATACCTTCGCGGAGAACTTCCAGCCGCAGTCGATCAAGCTCTTCTTCGCCGGCGAGGGCACCTTCTGGACCGACCTTTCGCGTTTCGAAGAAATCGGCGCGGCCAAGATCATGCAGGACGGGGCGAAGACAAAGCCATAG
- a CDS encoding putative lyase, which yields MFTRHRKLLHTLGLLAAFGITSTTLAGDPPRKPKPAAKENPAKKPVPQRMDFKNNVLPGQLATYEVRRATRRSRPIGKSLETFSYEQVATWTQINMADPKPATATLYQMMADGPAKVLGYFKDNKQLKSAPKASRSLLSRGSTRLESGEKSMRDSPALTPRVEGPERAILELVLDFAHWPPKRIEAGHKWERDVKAPDFSGTQTFEFVDLSKEGGETLARLTMFGSGRFAGGLEREYEFGKVQAVIHWARLDQRLERIEAQASWRRLRGDAPIEYDMKIQVKLIHAQRLAESVQERLKQQVEAINLAARETQLGHTRDATKLVDGFVQQYPDSPWMPVIADLRAKIKAQNDGQARLSNAELLKSIGTLFLELEAANEKADDDARESATSLLAALASDYGPRLRKHAQSDDEQTRGLAIFALAFSTKPDDFATAEAGCSDSSSRVRTLAISAIAASGRSGVSADLLLKLLEDKTAGVRARAADAVAACIRRDDLSVQPLVDALDKMMVHDDTVAVRRSAIRAIEAIGGPGDIPRLEQALSHELDRGNRAAIQRAIERLRTGG from the coding sequence ATGTTCACGCGTCACCGCAAACTCCTGCATACGCTCGGGCTGCTTGCTGCATTCGGCATCACGTCGACGACATTGGCCGGCGATCCGCCGCGCAAGCCCAAGCCTGCTGCGAAGGAGAATCCGGCGAAGAAGCCCGTGCCCCAGCGGATGGACTTCAAGAACAACGTGCTGCCGGGGCAGCTTGCGACCTACGAAGTGCGCCGGGCGACGCGTCGCTCGCGACCGATCGGCAAATCGCTCGAGACTTTCAGCTACGAGCAGGTCGCGACGTGGACACAGATCAACATGGCCGACCCGAAGCCTGCAACGGCGACGTTGTATCAGATGATGGCCGACGGTCCGGCGAAGGTGCTGGGTTACTTCAAGGACAACAAGCAACTCAAGAGCGCGCCGAAGGCATCGCGTTCGCTGCTCTCGCGCGGAAGCACGCGGCTGGAGAGCGGCGAGAAGTCGATGCGCGACAGCCCTGCGCTGACGCCGCGCGTCGAGGGACCGGAGCGCGCGATCCTGGAGCTGGTGCTGGACTTCGCACACTGGCCGCCCAAGCGGATCGAGGCGGGCCACAAGTGGGAGCGCGACGTGAAAGCGCCCGACTTCTCCGGAACGCAGACCTTCGAGTTCGTCGACCTTTCGAAGGAAGGCGGCGAGACGCTGGCGCGATTGACGATGTTTGGAAGCGGACGATTCGCCGGCGGCCTGGAGCGCGAGTACGAATTCGGCAAAGTGCAGGCGGTCATTCATTGGGCACGGCTCGATCAGCGGCTGGAGCGCATCGAGGCGCAGGCTTCGTGGCGGCGGCTGCGCGGCGACGCGCCGATTGAGTACGATATGAAGATCCAAGTGAAGCTGATCCACGCGCAGCGCCTGGCTGAATCGGTTCAGGAGCGGCTCAAGCAGCAGGTGGAGGCGATCAATCTCGCGGCGCGGGAAACGCAACTGGGCCACACGCGCGACGCGACGAAGCTGGTGGACGGATTTGTCCAGCAGTATCCCGACTCGCCGTGGATGCCCGTGATCGCCGACCTTCGCGCGAAGATCAAGGCACAGAATGACGGGCAGGCGCGATTGAGCAACGCGGAATTGCTCAAGTCGATCGGCACGCTCTTTCTGGAGCTGGAAGCCGCCAACGAAAAAGCCGATGACGACGCTCGCGAAAGCGCGACCAGCCTGCTTGCCGCGCTCGCGAGCGATTACGGCCCGCGGCTGCGCAAGCACGCGCAATCCGACGATGAGCAGACGCGCGGGCTGGCGATCTTTGCCCTGGCGTTCTCAACGAAGCCCGACGACTTCGCCACGGCCGAGGCAGGCTGCTCGGATTCGTCTTCGCGCGTACGCACGCTGGCCATTTCGGCCATCGCCGCAAGCGGCCGATCCGGGGTCAGCGCCGACCTGCTGCTCAAGCTCCTGGAAGACAAGACCGCCGGCGTCCGCGCTCGCGCGGCTGACGCAGTTGCGGCATGCATCCGGCGCGATGATCTGTCTGTTCAGCCGCTCGTCGATGCACTGGACAAGATGATGGTCCACGACGACACGGTTGCCGTTCGCCGCAGCGCGATTCGCGCGATCGAGGCCATCGGCGGACCGGGCGACATCCCCCGATTGGAACAAGCGCTCTCTCATGAATTGGACCGCGGCAATCGCGCCGCGATTCAACGAGCCATTGAACGGCTCCGCACGGGCGGTTAG